A genomic region of Microlunatus sagamiharensis contains the following coding sequences:
- a CDS encoding ABC transporter permease, with protein MRATARTYARLLAAGFRRGSAYPLAALGGLVANATFGLLKVGILFATLDAAGGELNGYDVGAMSAYIWLSQGLLGSVNLYGRTDVAERIKNGDIAVDFARPLDVQAASIALEVGSRLFALLPRGLPSVLIGVLLVGMSMPTTPLPYLLGALSVLLGITLSCTTVYLVAASRFWLVEGRGLEILYMVASGFLAGLFVPVPLFPGWLRTLASATPFPSMLQHPVDVLSGRVDLATSLGLVAVQAAWLVVTAALGAVLTRAGRVRLEVQGG; from the coding sequence GTGCGTGCGACCGCGAGGACCTACGCCAGGCTGCTGGCCGCGGGCTTCCGGCGCGGGTCGGCCTACCCCCTCGCCGCGCTCGGCGGGCTGGTCGCGAACGCGACGTTCGGGCTGCTCAAGGTCGGCATCCTCTTCGCCACGCTCGACGCGGCGGGCGGTGAGCTGAACGGCTACGACGTGGGCGCGATGAGCGCGTACATCTGGCTGAGCCAGGGCCTGCTCGGCTCGGTGAACCTGTACGGGCGCACCGACGTCGCCGAGCGCATCAAGAACGGCGACATCGCCGTCGACTTCGCCCGGCCGCTCGACGTGCAGGCGGCGAGCATCGCCCTCGAGGTCGGCAGCCGGCTGTTCGCCCTGCTCCCCCGCGGCCTGCCGTCGGTGCTCATCGGCGTCCTGCTCGTGGGGATGAGCATGCCGACGACGCCGCTGCCCTACCTCCTCGGCGCCCTCAGCGTGCTGCTCGGGATCACGCTGTCGTGCACCACGGTCTACCTCGTCGCCGCGTCGCGCTTCTGGCTCGTCGAGGGCCGGGGCCTGGAGATCCTCTACATGGTCGCGTCGGGCTTCCTCGCCGGGCTGTTCGTGCCGGTCCCGCTCTTCCCCGGCTGGCTGCGCACCCTCGCCTCGGCCACGCCCTTCCCGTCGATGCTGCAGCACCCGGTCGACGTCCTCTCCGGACGCGTCGACCTCGCCACCTCGCTCGGCCTGGTGGCCGTGCAGGCGGCGTGGCTCGTGGTGACGGCCGCGCTCGGGGCCGTGCTCACGCGCGCCGGCCGCGTACGGCTGGAGGTGCAGGGCGGATGA
- a CDS encoding ABC transporter permease, translated as MRGTLAARTAPYRAVLASRVRAQRSYRASFRMDLLGSLLVGLVELAEVWVLFHGVGRIGGLDLGQVLLVFGLADVAYSVADLLVGHCDGLAGFVRRGTFDVFYLRPQPLLLQLVTSDISLRRLARAAVGIAALVTGLVVNDVALTPVAVGLLVLALVSGIAVSSAMFVLAAGVQFFVVDGAELTNAFVYGGRYASTQPASVWSRPVKAAFVFLFPVAFTGYLPVVTLLGLPGTDWLPAWLGWCAPLAAVWAWGLALLSWRVGVRHYQGGGG; from the coding sequence ATGAGGGGCACCCTGGCCGCACGCACCGCCCCCTACCGCGCCGTGCTCGCGTCGCGGGTCCGCGCGCAGCGCAGCTATCGCGCGTCGTTCCGCATGGACCTGCTCGGCTCGCTGCTCGTCGGGCTGGTCGAGCTCGCCGAGGTCTGGGTGCTCTTCCACGGCGTCGGGCGCATCGGCGGGCTCGACCTCGGCCAGGTGCTCCTGGTCTTCGGGCTGGCCGACGTCGCGTACTCGGTCGCCGACCTGCTCGTCGGCCACTGCGACGGGCTCGCCGGCTTCGTCCGCCGCGGCACCTTCGACGTCTTCTACCTCCGCCCGCAGCCGCTGCTGCTCCAGCTCGTCACCAGCGACATCAGCCTGCGGCGGCTGGCCCGCGCGGCGGTCGGGATCGCCGCGCTCGTGACCGGGCTCGTGGTCAACGACGTGGCCCTCACCCCGGTCGCCGTCGGGCTGCTGGTGCTCGCCCTGGTCAGCGGGATCGCGGTCTCCTCGGCGATGTTCGTGCTGGCCGCCGGCGTGCAGTTCTTCGTCGTCGACGGCGCGGAGCTGACCAACGCCTTCGTCTACGGTGGCCGCTACGCCTCGACCCAGCCGGCCAGCGTCTGGTCACGTCCGGTCAAGGCGGCGTTCGTCTTCCTCTTCCCGGTCGCCTTCACCGGCTACCTGCCCGTCGTGACGCTGCTCGGCCTGCCCGGCACCGACTGGCTGCCCGCCTGGCTCGGCTGGTGCGCGCCGCTGGCCGCGGTGTGGGCGTGGGGGCTGGCCCTGCTGTCCTGGCGGGTCGGCGTACGGCACTACCAGGGAGGTGGCGGCTGA
- a CDS encoding ABC transporter ATP-binding protein, translating to MTEPDAVIESHGLGRDFRVRDGLRRRTVVAVDDLTVRVGAGEAVGYIGANGAGKSTTIKMLVGILVPTRGSVRTCGHDPVHDRRRLVRQVGVVFGQRSQLWWDLPVRESFRILASIHALGAVRERERTDELVERLEMGAYWSTPVRQLSLGQRMRAEVAAALLHAPRLVVLDEPTIGLDVLSKQRLREFLVAERRTHGTTLLLTTHDMGDVERLCDRVLLVDRGRLAYEGTLAGLSRTVGAERVLVVDLAEPGADLVTVPGARHLGSEAGGLRQRLAFDAEVTTAAKVLAAVAEHAEVVDLSVEEPDVEDVVRRVYAARR from the coding sequence ATGACCGAGCCGGACGCGGTGATCGAGAGCCACGGCCTCGGGCGCGACTTTCGGGTGCGCGACGGCCTCCGGCGGCGGACCGTGGTCGCCGTCGACGACCTGACCGTGCGGGTCGGGGCGGGCGAGGCGGTCGGCTACATCGGCGCGAACGGCGCCGGCAAGTCCACGACGATCAAGATGCTCGTCGGCATCCTCGTGCCGACCCGCGGCTCGGTGCGCACCTGCGGCCACGACCCCGTCCACGACCGCCGCCGGCTGGTCCGGCAGGTCGGCGTGGTCTTCGGGCAGCGCTCGCAGCTGTGGTGGGACCTCCCGGTGCGCGAGTCGTTCCGGATCCTGGCCTCGATCCACGCCCTCGGCGCGGTGCGCGAGCGCGAGCGGACCGACGAGCTCGTCGAGCGCCTCGAGATGGGCGCGTACTGGTCGACGCCCGTGCGCCAGCTGTCGCTCGGCCAGCGGATGCGCGCCGAGGTCGCGGCGGCGCTGCTGCACGCGCCCCGGCTCGTCGTGCTCGACGAGCCGACCATCGGGCTCGACGTGCTGTCCAAGCAGCGGCTGCGCGAGTTCCTCGTGGCCGAGCGGCGCACGCACGGCACGACGCTGCTGCTCACCACCCACGACATGGGCGACGTCGAGCGGCTCTGCGACCGGGTGCTGCTCGTCGACCGCGGCCGGCTCGCGTACGAGGGCACGCTCGCCGGGCTCTCGCGCACCGTCGGCGCGGAGCGGGTGCTGGTGGTGGACCTGGCGGAGCCGGGGGCGGACCTGGTGACGGTTCCGGGGGCGCGGCACCTCGGGAGCGAGGCGGGCGGGCTGCGCCAGCGGCTGGCGTTCGACGCCGAGGTCACGACCGCGGCCAAGGTCCTCGCCGCCGTCGCCGAGCACGCCGAGGTGGTCGACCTCTCGGTCGAGGAGCCCGACGTCGAGGACGTCGTCCGACGGGTCTACGCGGCGCGCCGCTGA
- a CDS encoding 16S rRNA (uracil(1498)-N(3))-methyltransferase, with protein MTDALFLLESLASTSPQVGGEVLVDGSEGHHAVAVRRLRAGERVLVADGSGGGVRGEVVEASKAGLRVRVTEVLTETARPVRLVVAQALAKGDRAELAVEMLTEVGVDEVVPWQASRSVARWSADRVERGLGRWRSTAREAAKQSRRLRVPLVSDPVGTKALAARLAAADLALVLHEDASAPIAEVPLPAAGEVVVVVGPEGGISPEELAAFDEAGARTVRVGDHVLRTSTAGVVALAALLNR; from the coding sequence GTGACCGACGCGCTCTTCCTCCTGGAGAGCCTGGCCTCGACCTCGCCGCAGGTCGGCGGCGAGGTGCTGGTCGACGGGTCCGAGGGGCACCACGCGGTCGCCGTCCGGCGCCTGCGGGCGGGCGAGCGCGTGCTCGTCGCCGACGGTTCCGGGGGCGGGGTCCGTGGCGAGGTCGTGGAGGCGAGCAAGGCGGGTCTGCGGGTCCGGGTCACCGAGGTGCTCACCGAGACCGCCCGTCCCGTACGCCTCGTCGTCGCGCAGGCGCTGGCCAAGGGCGACCGGGCCGAGCTCGCCGTCGAGATGCTGACCGAGGTCGGCGTCGACGAGGTCGTCCCGTGGCAGGCGTCGCGCTCGGTCGCGCGCTGGTCGGCCGACCGCGTCGAGCGCGGTCTCGGTCGCTGGCGCAGCACGGCCCGGGAGGCGGCCAAGCAGTCGCGCCGGCTCCGCGTCCCGCTCGTGTCGGACCCGGTGGGCACCAAGGCGCTCGCCGCCCGCCTGGCCGCCGCCGACCTGGCGCTCGTGCTCCACGAGGACGCCAGCGCCCCGATCGCCGAGGTCCCGCTCCCCGCCGCCGGCGAGGTCGTGGTCGTCGTCGGGCCCGAGGGCGGCATCAGCCCCGAGGAGCTGGCGGCGTTCGACGAGGCCGGCGCGCGGACCGTCCGCGTCGGCGACCACGTCCTGCGCACCTCCACCGCCGGGGTGGTCGCGCTCGCGGCGCTGCTCAACCGCTAG
- the dnaJ gene encoding molecular chaperone DnaJ: MAADYYETLGVSRDASPEQIKKAYRQLAMKLHPDVATEPDAGDRFKAVAEAYEVLADPKKKDLYDRGADPLGGGMGGGFAGNFGGQGGFDFGNLVDAMFGGQTSRGPRSRVRRGQDALVRLDLELAEAAFGVTKPLRVDTAVLCPLCKGSGAQEGSEPVTCRTCHGQGDVTHVQRSFLGDIRTTQPCPTCGGYGSVIPDPCPECSGDGRVRSARTINVKIPAGVSTGNRIHLSAHGEVGPGGGPAGDLYVELAVAPHEVFRREGDDLEVTVRIPMTAAALGTEVTVQTLEADLADTDDEDRDVHVSVPAGTQSGTRVALEGWGVPRLRSNGRGDLGVTLLVQTPTRLDDEQRDLLRQLAELREETGPEVTVQKQGRGVFGRLRDAFAGQ; the protein is encoded by the coding sequence ATGGCTGCTGACTACTACGAGACGCTCGGCGTCTCCCGCGACGCGTCGCCCGAGCAGATCAAGAAGGCCTACCGCCAGCTCGCGATGAAGCTCCACCCCGACGTCGCCACCGAGCCGGACGCGGGCGACCGCTTCAAGGCGGTGGCCGAGGCGTACGAGGTCCTCGCCGACCCGAAGAAGAAGGACCTCTACGACCGCGGCGCCGACCCGCTGGGCGGGGGCATGGGCGGCGGGTTCGCCGGCAACTTCGGCGGCCAGGGCGGCTTCGACTTCGGCAACCTCGTCGACGCGATGTTCGGCGGGCAGACCAGCCGCGGCCCGCGCTCGCGCGTGCGCCGCGGCCAGGACGCGCTCGTCCGGCTCGACCTCGAGCTGGCGGAGGCGGCGTTCGGCGTCACCAAGCCGCTGCGGGTCGACACGGCCGTGCTGTGCCCGCTCTGCAAGGGGTCCGGGGCGCAGGAGGGTTCCGAGCCCGTCACCTGCCGCACCTGCCACGGCCAGGGCGACGTGACGCACGTCCAGCGCTCCTTCCTCGGCGACATCCGCACGACGCAGCCCTGCCCGACCTGCGGCGGCTACGGCTCGGTCATCCCCGACCCGTGCCCCGAGTGCTCCGGCGACGGCCGCGTCCGCTCGGCCCGCACGATCAACGTCAAGATCCCGGCCGGCGTCAGCACCGGCAACCGGATCCACCTCTCCGCCCACGGCGAGGTCGGCCCCGGCGGCGGCCCGGCCGGCGACCTCTACGTCGAGCTGGCCGTCGCGCCGCACGAGGTGTTCCGTCGCGAGGGCGACGACCTCGAGGTGACGGTGCGCATCCCCATGACCGCGGCCGCGCTCGGCACCGAGGTCACGGTCCAGACGCTCGAGGCCGACCTGGCCGACACCGACGACGAGGACCGCGACGTGCACGTCAGCGTCCCGGCCGGCACCCAGTCGGGCACCCGCGTCGCCCTCGAGGGCTGGGGCGTCCCGCGCCTGCGGTCCAACGGCCGCGGCGACCTCGGCGTCACCCTGCTGGTGCAGACGCCCACGCGCCTGGACGACGAGCAGCGCGACCTGCTCCGCCAGCTCGCCGAGCTCCGTGAGGAGACCGGGCCCGAGGTGACGGTGCAGAAGCAGGGCCGCGGCGTCTTCGGCCGCCTGCGCGACGCCTTCGCCGGGCAGTGA
- the hrcA gene encoding heat-inducible transcriptional repressor HrcA gives MDDRKLQVLRAIVTDYVSSKEPVGSKALVDKHDLGVSPATVRNDMAALEEEGYITQPHTSAGRIPTDKGYRLFVDRLGQVKPLSSAEQRAIQTFLSGALDLDDILLRTVRLLAQATQQVAIVQYPTLSTSTVRHVELVSLSSTRLLLVLITSTGRVEQRSLEVPEVEETGLGDLRTALNAAAAGRTPVEAGSALPALLDALPAETLPLGRTVVAALLEMLGSETSTRMVIGGMPYLTRYGADPSSMKPVLEALEEQVVLLTLLGEATADGVTVRIGQENPVKELQTTSVVASGYGSRATLGVVGPTRMDYPSTMASVRAVARYVGRFLAQP, from the coding sequence ATGGACGACCGCAAGCTGCAGGTGCTCCGGGCCATCGTCACCGACTACGTCTCCAGCAAGGAGCCGGTCGGGTCCAAGGCGCTGGTCGACAAGCACGACCTCGGCGTCTCCCCGGCGACGGTCCGCAACGACATGGCCGCGCTGGAGGAGGAGGGCTACATCACGCAGCCCCACACCAGCGCGGGGCGCATCCCCACCGACAAGGGCTACCGGCTCTTCGTCGACCGGCTCGGGCAGGTCAAGCCGCTCTCCAGCGCCGAGCAGCGCGCGATCCAGACCTTCCTGTCCGGGGCGCTCGACCTCGACGACATCCTGCTGCGCACCGTCCGGCTCCTCGCCCAGGCGACGCAGCAGGTCGCGATCGTGCAGTACCCGACGCTGAGCACCTCCACGGTCCGCCACGTCGAGCTCGTGTCGCTGTCGTCGACCCGGCTGTTGCTGGTGCTCATCACCTCCACCGGGCGCGTCGAGCAGCGCTCCCTCGAGGTGCCCGAGGTCGAGGAGACCGGTCTGGGCGACCTGCGGACGGCGCTCAACGCGGCCGCCGCCGGGCGGACGCCGGTCGAGGCCGGCTCCGCGCTCCCGGCGCTGCTCGATGCGCTCCCAGCGGAGACGCTGCCGCTCGGGCGCACCGTGGTGGCCGCCCTGCTGGAGATGCTCGGCAGCGAGACCTCGACCCGCATGGTGATCGGCGGGATGCCTTACCTCACCCGCTACGGCGCCGACCCGAGCAGCATGAAGCCCGTGCTCGAGGCGCTGGAGGAGCAGGTCGTGCTGCTCACCCTGCTCGGCGAGGCCACGGCCGACGGCGTCACCGTCCGGATCGGGCAGGAGAACCCGGTGAAGGAGCTCCAGACGACCTCGGTCGTCGCCAGCGGCTACGGCAGCCGTGCCACCCTCGGGGTCGTCGGGCCGACCCGCATGGACTACCCCTCGACGATGGCCTCCGTGCGCGCGGTCGCGCGCTACGTCGGCCGCTTCCTCGCGCAACCCTGA
- a CDS encoding MBL fold metallo-hydrolase, translated as MTDAGQDAEPTPLPGPWEELGPGAWRCVAEPDAVNLVLLAGSERALLVDTGSTPAQGRAVRASVASVTDVPLEVVVVTHAHRDHAFGLAAFDDLTTVGHEDVAASLASPDAHADAERLGLAPADLVAPNRPIVLAAAFDLGGRRVEVAHIGRGHTGADLVVVVPDADLVVAGDLVEQAGPPALGPDSYLHEWPVTLDGVIGLMTGATRAVPGHGEPVDRPFVYEQRGRLASVAGQVRHLAETGVGVDEAAEQEWAYPYAVLAAGLPTAFAQLGPVAPRRTLPLA; from the coding sequence GTGACCGACGCCGGGCAGGACGCCGAGCCGACCCCGCTGCCGGGCCCCTGGGAGGAGCTCGGGCCCGGCGCCTGGCGCTGCGTCGCCGAGCCGGACGCGGTGAACCTCGTCCTGCTCGCCGGGTCGGAGCGCGCGCTCCTCGTCGACACGGGCTCGACCCCTGCGCAGGGCCGGGCCGTCCGGGCCTCGGTCGCGTCGGTGACCGACGTCCCGCTCGAGGTCGTCGTGGTGACCCACGCGCACCGCGACCACGCCTTCGGCCTGGCAGCGTTCGACGACCTCACCACCGTCGGCCACGAGGACGTCGCCGCGTCCTTGGCCTCGCCGGACGCCCACGCCGACGCGGAGCGGCTCGGGCTCGCGCCGGCCGACCTCGTCGCCCCGAACCGTCCGATCGTGCTCGCCGCGGCCTTCGACCTGGGCGGGCGCCGCGTCGAGGTCGCCCACATCGGCCGGGGCCACACCGGCGCCGACCTGGTCGTGGTCGTGCCCGACGCGGACCTCGTCGTCGCCGGCGACCTCGTCGAGCAGGCCGGTCCGCCGGCCCTGGGCCCGGACTCCTACCTGCACGAGTGGCCGGTCACGCTCGACGGCGTCATCGGCCTGATGACCGGCGCGACCCGAGCCGTCCCCGGTCACGGCGAGCCGGTCGACCGGCCCTTCGTCTACGAGCAGCGGGGCCGGCTCGCGTCGGTCGCCGGGCAGGTCCGGCACCTCGCCGAGACCGGCGTCGGGGTGGACGAGGCGGCCGAGCAGGAGTGGGCGTACCCGTACGCGGTCCTCGCCGCCGGGCTGCCCACGGCCTTCGCGCAGCTGGGTCCCGTGGCGCCGCGCCGCACCCTGCCACTGGCCTGA
- a CDS encoding DUF4397 domain-containing protein: MPTPARSRLIRGSLALAVTSGALLLPATSAQAADTATVSILHAVPGATVDVYANGEELLSDFEPGTLTDPQQLPAGTYDLKVVAAGDGADGNAVAELEDAEVPAGANVTVVAHLNASGDPRLTAYANDTSGLDAGQARLIVRHDAAAPAVDVRANEEVAFSGLENPDEDSADLDAGTISADVVLAGESDPVIGPADVDLEEGTTTIVYAWGSAEDDNLDLAVQTISGMGGNPGGVPGGSGGQAAMSSPLALGAFGLGLVGLVLAGTRMAARTRTVRA; the protein is encoded by the coding sequence ATGCCCACGCCCGCCCGTTCCCGACTGATCCGGGGTTCCCTCGCCCTGGCCGTCACGTCCGGCGCCCTGCTGCTGCCCGCCACCAGCGCTCAGGCCGCCGACACCGCCACCGTCTCGATCCTGCACGCCGTCCCCGGCGCGACCGTCGACGTCTACGCCAACGGCGAGGAGCTGCTCAGCGACTTCGAGCCCGGCACCCTGACCGACCCGCAGCAGCTGCCCGCCGGCACCTACGACCTCAAGGTCGTCGCGGCCGGCGACGGCGCCGACGGCAACGCCGTGGCCGAGCTGGAGGACGCCGAGGTCCCGGCCGGCGCGAACGTCACCGTCGTCGCCCACCTCAACGCCTCGGGCGACCCGCGCCTGACCGCGTACGCCAACGACACCTCCGGCCTCGACGCCGGCCAGGCGCGCCTGATCGTGCGCCACGACGCCGCGGCCCCGGCCGTGGACGTCCGCGCGAACGAGGAGGTCGCCTTCAGCGGCCTCGAGAACCCCGACGAGGACAGCGCCGACCTCGACGCCGGCACGATCAGCGCCGACGTGGTCCTGGCCGGGGAGAGCGACCCGGTCATCGGCCCGGCCGACGTGGACCTCGAGGAGGGCACGACCACCATCGTGTACGCCTGGGGCTCCGCCGAGGACGACAACCTCGACCTGGCCGTGCAGACGATCAGCGGCATGGGCGGCAACCCGGGCGGTGTCCCCGGCGGCTCCGGCGGCCAGGCGGCGATGAGCTCCCCGCTCGCGCTCGGCGCCTTCGGCCTGGGCCTGGTCGGCCTCGTGCTGGCCGGCACCCGGATGGCCGCGCGGACCCGGACCGTCCGGGCCTGA
- a CDS encoding class F sortase, translating to MTLATARRGGWLWPAVLVVSALLLAVAGHQLFTPRSVAADVPVTTTVEDPAGTPSVTPSPSPSASSSPTGRASGPRWTTRPAAPRPAPEVVPPERLLARSVGLDLPVVAEGVDDRGQMALPERPTELGWYRFGPTPADRRGAVVLAGHVDSERYGAGPLERAAGLEKGDRIEVRDRAGRTTTYAVGAVQRIRKADFSPDDVFSRSGKPVLRLITCGGPYEPRRGGYQDNLVVTAERR from the coding sequence GTGACGCTCGCCACCGCACGACGGGGCGGCTGGCTGTGGCCGGCCGTCCTCGTCGTGTCCGCGCTCCTGCTCGCGGTGGCCGGCCACCAGCTCTTCACCCCGCGCAGCGTGGCGGCCGACGTGCCCGTGACCACGACGGTCGAGGACCCGGCCGGTACGCCGTCCGTAACCCCCTCACCCTCCCCGTCCGCCTCGTCGTCGCCGACGGGGCGGGCGTCCGGGCCGCGCTGGACCACCCGGCCGGCCGCGCCGCGACCGGCCCCCGAGGTCGTGCCGCCCGAGCGGCTCCTCGCCCGCTCGGTCGGGCTGGACCTGCCCGTCGTGGCCGAGGGCGTCGACGACCGCGGCCAGATGGCCCTGCCCGAGCGGCCCACCGAGCTCGGCTGGTACCGCTTCGGACCCACGCCGGCCGACCGCCGCGGCGCCGTGGTCCTTGCCGGTCACGTCGACAGCGAGCGCTACGGCGCCGGACCCCTGGAGCGCGCCGCCGGCCTGGAGAAGGGCGACCGCATCGAGGTGCGCGACCGTGCGGGCCGCACCACCACGTACGCGGTCGGCGCCGTCCAGCGGATCCGCAAGGCCGACTTCTCCCCCGACGACGTCTTCTCCCGGTCCGGGAAGCCCGTGCTGCGCCTGATCACCTGCGGCGGGCCCTACGAGCCGAGGCGCGGCGGCTACCAGGACAATCTCGTCGTGACGGCGGAGCGCCGGTGA
- a CDS encoding RNA polymerase sigma factor, with protein sequence MSAEVAGAQPSPLVPVVQELGRRAVERVVGTEDADRTGPEDRTVGVHGADGEGRADEVVGELGADPGVDLGVDLGVDLGVEEARIARGFAAGDRACLEEAYRRWAPLVHTLARRELRRTVDAEDVTQQVFVSAWRSRADYSPGRGSLPGWLVGITRHRLLDHHRRQQRQQRLASTLEDEAVVAWGPSVPTTDEELDRLLIAAEIAQLPDPRGTILRMAFWEGYTYPQIADGLDLPLGTVKSHVRRTLLHLRDRLREARTWST encoded by the coding sequence GTGAGCGCCGAGGTCGCGGGCGCGCAGCCGTCCCCGCTGGTGCCCGTCGTGCAGGAGCTGGGCCGGCGGGCCGTCGAGCGGGTGGTCGGGACGGAGGACGCAGACCGTACGGGGCCGGAGGACCGGACCGTAGGGGTGCACGGCGCGGACGGGGAGGGGCGGGCGGACGAGGTGGTCGGCGAGCTCGGGGCGGACCCCGGGGTGGACCTCGGGGTGGACCTCGGGGTGGACCTCGGGGTGGAGGAGGCGCGCATCGCGCGCGGGTTCGCCGCGGGCGACCGCGCGTGCCTCGAGGAGGCCTACCGCCGCTGGGCCCCGCTGGTCCACACCCTCGCGCGCCGCGAGCTGCGCCGGACGGTCGACGCCGAGGACGTGACGCAGCAGGTCTTCGTCAGCGCGTGGCGCAGCCGCGCCGACTACTCCCCCGGCCGCGGGAGCCTCCCGGGCTGGCTGGTCGGCATCACCCGCCACCGGCTCCTCGACCACCACCGCCGCCAGCAGCGCCAGCAGCGCCTGGCCAGCACCCTCGAGGACGAGGCCGTCGTCGCGTGGGGACCGTCGGTCCCGACCACCGACGAGGAGCTGGACCGGCTGCTCATCGCCGCCGAGATCGCGCAGCTGCCCGATCCGCGCGGCACGATCCTCCGAATGGCCTTCTGGGAGGGCTACACCTACCCGCAGATCGCCGACGGGCTCGACCTGCCGCTCGGCACCGTCAAGAGCCACGTGCGCCGTACGCTGCTGCACCTGCGGGACCGGCTGAGGGAGGCGAGGACGTGGAGCACCTGA
- a CDS encoding anti-sigma factor, which produces MEHLSAERIAAIASDLGPGPMAAEAGHLARCRACSDDVEELAAVTSGVRDASGTTLRPPHPDVWAAIDAEVGGSAATRRPRAWLPVAVAAAAGLVVGAGAVLGVQALRDGGGGSGTVLARTDLAALPGQSGEGSAELVRASDALQLRVHASLQGSPGAEYHEVWLINSDGKRMYALGVLPSSGDASYWLPAPLDQQLDGYSTVDISLEPDDGDTAHSQLSLVRGTLPG; this is translated from the coding sequence GTGGAGCACCTGAGCGCGGAGCGCATCGCGGCGATCGCCTCCGACCTCGGGCCCGGACCGATGGCGGCCGAGGCCGGTCACCTGGCCCGCTGCCGCGCCTGCAGCGACGACGTCGAGGAGCTCGCCGCGGTGACGAGCGGGGTCCGCGACGCCTCGGGGACGACGCTGCGCCCGCCGCACCCCGACGTCTGGGCCGCGATCGACGCGGAGGTGGGCGGGAGCGCCGCGACCCGTCGGCCACGCGCGTGGCTCCCCGTGGCCGTGGCCGCCGCCGCGGGCCTCGTCGTGGGCGCCGGTGCCGTGCTGGGCGTGCAGGCGCTGCGCGACGGGGGCGGCGGGTCCGGCACGGTGCTCGCCCGCACCGACCTGGCCGCGCTGCCCGGGCAGAGCGGTGAAGGTTCGGCGGAGCTGGTCCGGGCCAGCGACGCGCTCCAGCTCCGGGTGCACGCGAGCCTCCAGGGCTCGCCCGGCGCCGAGTACCACGAGGTCTGGCTGATCAACAGCGACGGGAAGCGGATGTACGCCCTCGGCGTGCTGCCGTCCTCGGGCGACGCCAGCTACTGGCTGCCGGCGCCGCTGGACCAGCAGCTCGACGGCTACTCCACCGTCGACATCTCCCTCGAGCCCGACGACGGCGACACCGCGCACTCGCAGCTCAGCCTCGTCCGGGGCACCCTCCCCGGCTGA
- a CDS encoding NmrA family NAD(P)-binding protein, which produces MILVTGASGNVGRQVVEQLVAAGEPVRALSRDPARTEWPDGVETVAGDLVGGVPTEAFNGVRALHLFPAPEGVDAVVAAAVAAGVVHVTVLSSLSASWETDSPLQRRHTVVERAVEGSGLGWTHLRPGMFMTNTLAWAPAVRAGEPVRAPFGDSVAAPVHEADIAAVAVAALLDPARHAGAVHELSGPEALSQRDRVRVLGEVLGREVRFEEQSRAEARADLLRNPWMNEQLADSLLAMQERTVGVRDGLVLPAVDEVLDRPGRSFAEWVADHREAFTGPV; this is translated from the coding sequence ATGATCCTGGTGACGGGGGCCAGCGGCAACGTGGGCCGGCAGGTGGTCGAGCAGCTGGTGGCGGCGGGCGAGCCGGTCCGCGCCCTGAGCCGTGACCCTGCGCGCACCGAATGGCCGGACGGGGTGGAGACCGTCGCGGGCGACCTCGTCGGCGGGGTACCGACGGAGGCGTTCAACGGTGTCCGGGCCCTGCACCTCTTCCCCGCACCTGAGGGCGTCGACGCCGTCGTGGCCGCGGCGGTGGCCGCCGGGGTCGTGCACGTCACGGTGCTGTCCTCCCTGTCGGCGAGCTGGGAGACCGACAGCCCGCTGCAGCGCCGTCACACCGTCGTCGAGCGCGCGGTGGAGGGCTCGGGCCTCGGGTGGACCCACCTGCGGCCCGGGATGTTCATGACCAACACCCTGGCCTGGGCGCCGGCGGTCAGGGCGGGCGAGCCCGTGCGGGCGCCGTTCGGGGACTCGGTCGCCGCTCCCGTGCACGAGGCCGACATCGCTGCCGTCGCCGTCGCGGCGCTGCTCGACCCCGCCCGGCACGCCGGCGCGGTGCACGAGCTGTCCGGCCCGGAGGCGCTCAGCCAGCGCGACCGGGTGCGGGTCCTCGGCGAGGTGCTCGGGCGCGAGGTGCGCTTCGAGGAGCAGAGCCGGGCGGAGGCGCGCGCCGACCTGCTGCGCAACCCCTGGATGAACGAGCAGCTCGCCGACTCGCTGCTCGCCATGCAGGAGCGCACCGTCGGCGTGCGCGACGGCCTCGTCCTCCCGGCCGTCGACGAGGTCCTCGATCGCCCCGGGCGGAGCTTCGCCGAGTGGGTCGCCGACCACCGCGAGGCCTTCACCGGCCCCGTCTGA